A part of Actinobaculum sp. 313 genomic DNA contains:
- the rpsA gene encoding 30S ribosomal protein S1 gives MTANTPAASSLPQVAINDIGTEEDLLAAVDKTIKYFNDGDIVEGTVVKVDHDEVLLDIGYKTEGVIPSKELSIKHDVDPDDVVNVGDEVEALVLQKEDKEGRLLLSKKRAQYERAWAQIEGVKEAEGVVTGTVIEVVKGGLILDIGLRGFLPASLVEMRRVRDLQPYIGRELEAKIIELDKNRNNVVLSRRAWLEETQSQARGEFLTNLKKGQVREGVISSIVNFGAFVDLGGVDGLVHVSELSWKHIDHPSEVVEVGQKVTVEVLDVDMDRERVSLSLKATQEDPWQTFARTHAIGQIVPGKVTKLVPFGAFVRVEDGIEGLVHISELAQRHVDLPEQVVKVGDDAFVKVIDIDLDRRRISLSLKQANEGVDPNSEDFDPSLYGMATEYDDEGNYKYPEGFDPVSNEWMPGFEAQQEAWEKEYAAAHERWEAHKTQVAKALEEDSAASAAGAATPSAPDATPSSYSSGSDASGTLASDEALAALREKLTNN, from the coding sequence ATGACCGCTAACACCCCCGCAGCTTCGAGTCTCCCGCAGGTCGCAATCAACGACATCGGCACCGAGGAAGATCTTCTCGCCGCAGTTGACAAGACCATCAAGTACTTCAATGACGGAGACATCGTCGAGGGTACTGTCGTCAAGGTCGACCACGATGAGGTCCTCCTTGACATTGGCTACAAGACCGAGGGAGTCATCCCCTCCAAAGAGCTTTCCATCAAGCACGATGTTGATCCTGACGACGTCGTCAATGTGGGCGACGAGGTTGAAGCTCTCGTCCTGCAGAAAGAAGACAAAGAAGGGCGTCTACTGCTCTCCAAGAAGCGCGCCCAGTACGAGCGCGCATGGGCCCAGATTGAAGGCGTGAAAGAAGCTGAGGGTGTTGTTACCGGCACCGTCATCGAAGTCGTCAAGGGCGGCCTCATCCTGGATATCGGCCTGCGTGGATTCCTGCCGGCCTCCTTGGTTGAAATGCGCCGCGTGCGCGATCTGCAACCGTATATCGGCCGCGAGTTGGAAGCCAAGATCATTGAGCTGGACAAGAACCGCAACAATGTTGTGCTTTCCCGCCGCGCCTGGCTGGAGGAGACACAGTCGCAGGCTCGCGGCGAGTTCCTGACCAACCTGAAGAAGGGCCAGGTTCGCGAGGGCGTTATCTCGTCCATCGTGAACTTCGGTGCCTTCGTTGACCTCGGTGGCGTCGACGGTCTCGTCCACGTCTCCGAGCTCTCGTGGAAGCATATCGATCACCCGAGCGAGGTTGTTGAAGTCGGTCAGAAGGTTACCGTCGAGGTACTCGATGTCGATATGGATCGCGAGCGGGTCTCGCTCTCCCTTAAGGCCACGCAGGAGGATCCGTGGCAGACCTTTGCCCGCACCCATGCCATCGGGCAGATCGTCCCCGGTAAGGTCACCAAGCTTGTGCCCTTCGGAGCCTTCGTCCGTGTTGAAGATGGCATCGAGGGTCTGGTCCATATCTCTGAGCTGGCCCAGCGCCACGTTGATCTGCCGGAGCAGGTTGTCAAGGTTGGCGACGACGCTTTCGTGAAGGTTATCGATATCGACCTGGATCGCCGTCGTATCTCGCTGTCTCTCAAGCAGGCCAACGAAGGAGTCGATCCCAATTCGGAGGATTTCGATCCGTCACTGTACGGCATGGCCACCGAGTACGACGACGAGGGCAACTACAAGTACCCCGAGGGCTTCGATCCGGTGTCCAACGAGTGGATGCCCGGTTTCGAGGCACAGCAAGAGGCATGGGAGAAGGAATACGCTGCAGCCCACGAGAGGTGGGAGGCGCACAAGACGCAAGTCGCCAAGGCATTGGAGGAGGATTCCGCTGCTTCCGCCGCGGGCGCCGCTACTCCGTCTGCCCCCGACGCAACGCCGTCGTCGTACTCCTCCGGTAGCGATGCCTCCGGCACGCTGGCCTCTGACGAGGCACTGGCGGCTCTGCGGGAGAAGCTGACGAACAACTGA
- a CDS encoding M20 family metallopeptidase — protein sequence MSELRRQLLGYADHMTQLRRTFHEHPERGLEEYWTAGAIESELDELGIEHRRVGATGVLGTIRGANEGPTVALRADIDGLPVQELNDVPYRSLNDGVMHACGHDSHIAALLGAAWALMSRRQDFAGEIRLIFQPAEEIGRGAEDFVAAGVLSDVVRVLGLHAASDLPTGTIGISRGVSLAAVDLFDIDIQGKGAHVSRPHLGADALYVASQIVVGLQAAVSRLSDPRVPYVVGIGTLSAGTTYNAVPETAHISGTTRTLSAEQRARARADVTRISKLCAEAYGARAEVTWTDITPAVVNPAELCAEVAESANRLGGIRVVTGESVSLGGDNFAELQEQVPGVYVYLGTGDPNRPETQNSHHNGNFDIDEAALPIGAALYAQYALDALAGVAR from the coding sequence ATGAGCGAGTTACGCAGGCAGCTATTGGGATACGCGGACCATATGACGCAGCTGCGCCGGACGTTTCATGAACACCCGGAACGGGGACTCGAAGAGTATTGGACTGCCGGGGCCATCGAGTCGGAGCTCGATGAGCTCGGTATCGAGCATCGACGCGTCGGTGCTACAGGCGTCCTTGGAACTATCAGGGGAGCGAATGAGGGACCGACGGTGGCCTTGCGTGCCGATATCGATGGTTTGCCCGTCCAAGAGCTCAACGATGTGCCCTATCGCTCCCTGAACGATGGCGTCATGCATGCCTGCGGTCATGATAGTCACATTGCCGCGCTGCTCGGAGCGGCCTGGGCCCTAATGTCCAGACGCCAGGACTTCGCCGGAGAGATTCGCCTGATCTTCCAGCCTGCCGAGGAGATCGGACGCGGCGCCGAAGACTTCGTCGCCGCGGGGGTTCTCTCCGATGTGGTGCGGGTACTCGGACTACATGCGGCATCCGATCTGCCCACCGGCACTATAGGGATTTCGCGGGGCGTGAGCTTGGCGGCGGTGGATCTTTTCGATATCGACATCCAAGGCAAAGGGGCACACGTGTCACGTCCACACCTGGGCGCGGACGCACTCTACGTGGCCAGTCAGATCGTCGTCGGCCTGCAAGCGGCCGTCTCGCGGCTCTCCGATCCGCGTGTGCCGTACGTCGTTGGCATTGGAACTCTCAGCGCAGGAACCACTTATAACGCCGTGCCTGAAACGGCACATATTAGCGGTACAACACGAACTCTATCGGCCGAGCAGCGCGCTCGAGCACGAGCCGACGTGACCCGCATCAGCAAATTGTGCGCTGAGGCGTACGGTGCGCGGGCAGAGGTGACATGGACCGATATTACGCCGGCAGTTGTCAACCCTGCCGAACTGTGCGCTGAGGTGGCCGAGTCGGCCAACAGGCTGGGCGGTATCCGCGTTGTGACCGGTGAGAGCGTTTCGCTGGGAGGCGACAATTTCGCGGAACTGCAGGAGCAGGTTCCCGGTGTTTACGTCTATCTGGGGACGGGGGATCCCAACCGGCCTGAGACGCAGAACTCACATCACAACGGAAACTTCGATATCGACGAGGCCGCACTGCCGATAGGTGCCGCCCTATACGCGCAATACGCCCTCGACGCGCTGGCAGGGGTGGCGCGTTGA
- a CDS encoding ATP-binding cassette domain-containing protein, whose product MIRLVNVSKRFNGANGTVDALQDVSLHVEQGDIYGIIGFSGAGKSTLLRMVNMLESPDSGSVFVGGRELTALSNRELRDVRRSIGMVFQQFNLLETQSVYRNIALPLMLDHASRAHIEQRVAEVLRIVELEDKKDAYVSELSGGQKQRVGIARALATNPDILLCDEATSALDPKTTESILALLKRINHEMGVTILLITHQMRVIQQICTKVGVMEEGRIVESGRVLDVFGSPQQAITQEFVRTVINDSIPPSMRALLETDNRNFVVDRLRFVGESVRRPVLATVGRVEGLELNILGATVEELEDTPMCLYLVQLIGDQQAISAAESVIDAEGVTRERVALS is encoded by the coding sequence TTGATTCGACTAGTCAATGTTTCAAAACGCTTCAACGGAGCCAACGGGACGGTCGACGCCCTACAAGATGTATCGCTGCATGTGGAGCAAGGCGACATTTACGGCATTATCGGTTTTTCCGGAGCCGGAAAGTCCACCCTACTTCGTATGGTGAATATGTTGGAGAGCCCCGATTCAGGATCGGTGTTCGTCGGTGGCCGCGAACTAACGGCGCTTTCCAATCGCGAGCTGCGTGATGTCCGGCGATCAATTGGAATGGTGTTCCAACAGTTCAACTTACTGGAGACGCAGTCCGTATACCGCAATATCGCACTACCGCTTATGCTCGACCACGCCTCACGTGCGCATATTGAGCAGCGAGTTGCCGAGGTACTGCGAATCGTCGAGCTTGAGGACAAGAAGGATGCATACGTGTCTGAACTGTCGGGAGGCCAGAAGCAGCGCGTTGGCATTGCCCGAGCTTTGGCCACGAATCCCGACATTCTTTTGTGCGACGAGGCCACCAGCGCTCTCGATCCGAAAACGACGGAGTCAATCCTCGCTCTTCTCAAACGCATCAACCACGAAATGGGGGTGACGATATTGCTCATCACCCACCAGATGCGTGTCATCCAACAGATATGCACAAAAGTCGGAGTGATGGAAGAAGGCCGAATCGTCGAATCCGGGCGTGTGCTCGATGTATTCGGAAGTCCGCAGCAGGCAATCACACAGGAGTTTGTGCGCACGGTTATCAATGACAGCATTCCGCCGAGCATGCGAGCTCTGCTGGAGACCGACAATCGTAACTTTGTTGTTGATCGGCTACGTTTCGTCGGTGAATCTGTGCGTCGCCCGGTCCTCGCCACGGTCGGACGAGTCGAGGGTCTCGAGCTGAATATTCTCGGCGCGACGGTCGAAGAACTTGAAGACACCCCGATGTGCCTGTATCTGGTGCAGCTGATCGGAGATCAGCAGGCGATAAGCGCCGCCGAATCGGTGATAGATGCCGAAGGAGTAACAAGGGAGAGGGTTGCACTATCGTGA
- a CDS encoding ABC transporter permease subunit, giving the protein MSNEIFGITTEKLLLAAHQTVYMLGWGILIGGIIGVLLALTLVLTRRGGLLENRVVYTVLNVVVNIVRSIPFIILLVAIIPFTRFIAGTSVGSRAALVPLIIYISPFIARLVESSLLEVSAGVVEAAQAMGASTFQIIRYFLLPETYGSIVLSLTTGTIGLLGATAMTGYAGVEASATWR; this is encoded by the coding sequence GTGAGTAATGAAATCTTCGGAATTACGACTGAGAAACTACTGCTCGCCGCCCACCAAACCGTGTACATGCTCGGTTGGGGAATACTGATCGGTGGAATCATCGGGGTCTTGCTGGCACTGACTCTGGTCTTGACGCGGCGGGGCGGACTCTTGGAGAACCGGGTCGTCTACACGGTTTTGAATGTTGTCGTCAACATCGTGCGGTCGATTCCGTTCATTATCCTGCTGGTGGCGATTATTCCCTTCACACGCTTCATCGCCGGCACATCGGTGGGTTCGCGCGCTGCTCTCGTACCGCTGATCATTTACATCAGTCCTTTTATCGCTCGTCTGGTTGAATCCAGCCTGTTGGAGGTCTCCGCCGGAGTCGTCGAAGCGGCGCAGGCGATGGGAGCCTCCACCTTTCAAATCATCCGCTACTTTCTCCTGCCGGAGACCTATGGCTCAATAGTGCTTTCCCTGACAACGGGGACTATCGGGCTGCTCGGCGCCACGGCGATGACCGGTTATGCCGGGGTGGAGGCGTCGGCGACCTGGCGCTGA
- a CDS encoding MetQ/NlpA family ABC transporter substrate-binding protein: protein MRRRTISLVALSAVTLTMSACAEPGGTTQQESNSGSDKTTIIYAKSQGPYTELFEDAIVPILEDEGYTVEGVDFSDLLTADIALNDGEVDVNVEQHTAYIEDFNANYDADLVPISAIPTVPAGIYSSTHSTLDEMEDGASVAVPNDASNTARAYLLLQKIGWIEVNPDADVAQLTQDDITANPHNLEFTEMKSLTIPPAMDDFDYVVITGSIVYNANIDPTTALATEDIQDHLVLQVTVKAENADAPWAQAIVDAYQSDEFKEYMANDDSGLWWIPPELQ, encoded by the coding sequence ATGAGAAGAAGAACGATAAGCCTGGTAGCCCTCTCGGCGGTGACGCTTACAATGTCTGCCTGCGCGGAGCCTGGCGGTACTACGCAACAGGAGAGCAACAGTGGAAGCGACAAGACGACCATCATCTACGCGAAGTCACAGGGACCGTACACCGAGCTCTTTGAGGACGCGATTGTGCCGATTCTCGAGGATGAGGGCTATACCGTCGAAGGGGTTGACTTCTCAGACCTGCTAACCGCAGATATTGCTCTGAATGACGGTGAAGTGGACGTGAACGTGGAGCAGCACACCGCGTACATCGAGGACTTCAACGCCAACTACGACGCCGACTTGGTTCCAATCAGTGCGATCCCCACGGTGCCGGCAGGCATTTACTCCTCGACACACTCCACGCTGGACGAGATGGAGGACGGAGCATCGGTCGCGGTCCCGAACGATGCATCGAATACGGCCCGAGCCTATCTGCTCCTACAGAAGATTGGGTGGATCGAAGTGAACCCTGACGCTGACGTTGCACAGCTGACTCAGGATGACATTACGGCCAATCCGCATAATCTGGAATTCACCGAGATGAAATCGCTGACGATCCCGCCGGCAATGGATGACTTCGACTATGTGGTTATCACGGGTTCGATCGTCTACAACGCGAATATCGATCCGACGACGGCGCTGGCCACCGAGGATATTCAAGATCACCTGGTCTTGCAGGTGACAGTGAAGGCAGAGAACGCAGACGCACCGTGGGCGCAGGCCATCGTTGATGCCTATCAATCGGACGAGTTCAAGGAATACATGGCCAATGACGACTCCGGTCTTTGGTGGATACCACCCGAGCTGCAGTAA
- a CDS encoding replication-associated recombination protein A, producing the protein MDLFESAGTDSTGLPSAERGPLAVRMRPRTIDEVVGQEELLLPGSPLRRLIEPTGSAPSSVFLWGPPGTGKTTVAYLVARAGGRHFEEVSAVSAGVKEIRAVIDAARRRLATGGGETVLFIDEVHRFSRTQQDALLPAVENGWVILIAATTENPAFSVVSPLLSRSLLITLKGLSAENIRLLIERAAADERGLASAYTLEEEAISNLVRLAGQDGRRALTLLEAAADGARQRGATVIDVKDVAQAADGATVRYDRQGDEHYNVISAFIKSLRGSDVDAAMHYLARMLEAGEDPRFIARRLMISAAEDVGMADPSALQTATAAAQAVALVGMPEARIILAEATVHIATAPKSNRAYEAINAAIADVRAGKSGVVPLRLRNDSFRGAKELGYHEGYRYAHDYPDAVAPMEFMPEGLEGTEYYRPSDRGYEANITQRLARIRSILRRKD; encoded by the coding sequence ATGGATCTCTTCGAAAGCGCGGGAACCGATTCGACGGGCTTACCCAGTGCCGAGCGCGGTCCCTTAGCAGTGCGGATGCGCCCACGCACGATTGATGAGGTCGTGGGCCAGGAGGAACTGCTGCTTCCCGGTTCGCCACTGCGGCGCCTCATTGAACCGACGGGCAGCGCGCCCTCGTCGGTATTCCTATGGGGCCCTCCGGGAACCGGTAAGACGACTGTCGCCTACCTGGTCGCCCGTGCGGGCGGGAGGCACTTCGAGGAAGTCTCGGCAGTGTCTGCCGGCGTGAAAGAGATTCGGGCTGTTATCGACGCGGCGCGACGCCGTCTGGCAACGGGGGGCGGTGAGACCGTCCTGTTCATCGACGAGGTCCATCGTTTCTCTCGCACACAGCAGGATGCGCTTCTCCCGGCAGTTGAAAATGGCTGGGTGATACTCATCGCGGCCACAACGGAGAATCCGGCCTTTTCCGTCGTCTCTCCCTTGCTTTCGCGGTCACTGCTCATCACTCTGAAAGGTCTGAGCGCCGAGAATATTCGACTTCTCATCGAGCGTGCCGCTGCCGATGAACGCGGCTTGGCCAGCGCCTACACGCTCGAAGAGGAGGCGATCAGCAATCTCGTCCGTTTGGCAGGGCAAGATGGCAGACGCGCGCTGACTCTGCTGGAGGCCGCCGCGGACGGAGCACGGCAGCGCGGTGCGACAGTTATAGACGTGAAGGATGTTGCGCAGGCCGCCGATGGTGCGACCGTGCGCTACGACCGGCAGGGCGACGAGCATTACAACGTCATCTCCGCCTTTATCAAGTCCTTACGAGGCTCAGATGTGGATGCGGCGATGCACTATCTGGCGCGCATGTTGGAGGCGGGAGAGGATCCGCGATTTATTGCACGGCGCTTGATGATTTCTGCGGCGGAAGATGTAGGGATGGCGGATCCCTCAGCCTTGCAAACCGCTACCGCAGCGGCACAGGCGGTGGCGCTGGTGGGGATGCCGGAGGCGCGAATTATCCTGGCGGAGGCCACGGTGCACATTGCTACCGCGCCGAAGTCCAATCGGGCCTATGAGGCGATCAATGCCGCGATTGCGGATGTCAGAGCGGGTAAAAGCGGTGTTGTCCCTCTCCGGCTACGCAATGACTCCTTCCGCGGAGCCAAGGAGCTCGGCTATCACGAAGGCTACCGTTATGCACACGACTATCCGGATGCGGTGGCGCCCATGGAATTCATGCCGGAAGGATTGGAAGGCACCGAATACTACAGGCCGAGCGATAGGGGATACGAGGCCAATATCACGCAGCGCCTGGCCCGTATCCGCTCGATTCTGCGGCGGAAAGACTGA
- the rpsD gene encoding 30S ribosomal protein S4, translated as MSSNRSRKQVRQSRALGIALTPKAERYMQRRPYRPGEHGRGRTKDSDYSVRLKEKQRLRAQYGIREAQMRRVWEEARRMDGLAGENLVELLEMRLDALVLRAGFARTTAQARQVVTHRHIMVDGKIVDRPSFRVKPGQIVQIKPRSQASPQFLVAAQGAHRDVLPQVPEYLDVDLEKLRFTLVRRPKRAEVPVTCDVQMVVEHYSR; from the coding sequence ATGTCTTCGAATCGTTCCCGTAAGCAGGTGCGCCAGTCGCGCGCGCTCGGCATCGCACTCACGCCGAAGGCGGAGCGCTACATGCAGCGCCGTCCTTACCGTCCCGGTGAGCACGGCCGTGGCCGTACAAAGGACTCCGACTACTCGGTTCGTCTGAAGGAGAAGCAGCGCCTTCGCGCTCAGTACGGCATCCGTGAAGCGCAGATGCGGCGCGTGTGGGAAGAGGCCCGTCGCATGGATGGTCTAGCCGGCGAGAACCTCGTTGAGTTGCTGGAAATGCGGCTGGATGCGCTTGTGCTTCGTGCAGGTTTTGCTCGTACGACGGCGCAGGCCCGCCAGGTTGTGACTCACCGCCACATCATGGTTGATGGGAAGATCGTTGATCGCCCATCATTCCGCGTTAAGCCGGGGCAGATCGTGCAGATCAAGCCCCGCTCCCAGGCCTCGCCGCAGTTCCTCGTTGCGGCTCAGGGCGCGCACCGCGATGTGTTGCCACAGGTTCCGGAGTACCTTGATGTTGACCTGGAGAAGCTTCGCTTCACACTAGTTCGTCGCCCGAAGCGTGCCGAGGTCCCGGTGACCTGCGACGTCCAGATGGTCGTTGAGCACTATTCGCGCTGA
- a CDS encoding DUF948 domain-containing protein, translated as MNITLGQIAGLIAALAFFALVIALIRPLGKLGGVLDRLADAVTELTEHTLPALDEAAKSIREANGQLERVDTITSAAARTAEDVSAMTTLVTSTIAAPFVALRNAASKVKSAFRRKSSHGEEEL; from the coding sequence ATGAATATCACACTTGGGCAGATCGCGGGTTTGATTGCGGCTCTAGCCTTCTTCGCCCTTGTCATCGCGCTGATTCGGCCGTTGGGCAAACTCGGCGGTGTTCTGGATAGACTGGCCGACGCCGTGACCGAGCTGACGGAGCATACCCTGCCGGCGCTCGACGAGGCCGCTAAGAGCATTCGCGAGGCAAATGGCCAGCTGGAGCGCGTCGATACCATCACGAGTGCTGCGGCACGTACCGCCGAAGACGTATCTGCGATGACGACGCTGGTCACATCGACGATTGCTGCGCCTTTCGTTGCACTACGCAACGCTGCCAGCAAGGTAAAATCTGCCTTCAGAAGGAAGAGTTCGCACGGCGAGGAAGAACTCTAA
- the alaS gene encoding alanine--tRNA ligase has protein sequence MRTAEIRQRWLDYFEKHDHRIAESVPLVSPDPSILFTIAGMVPFIPYIIGTEPAPYPRIASVQKCIRTNDIDNVGKTTRHGTFFQMCGNFSFGDYFKEGAIELAWGLLTSSIQDGGYGLDGDRIWVTIWENDDVAYNAWTRDVGLDPRHVVQLKREEIFWSTGQPGPAGPCAEIHYDRGPDYGPEAVGGTVDPGGDRYLEIWNLVFDQYLRGEGEGKDYPLLGDLDQTAIDTGAGLERLAFLLQDKPNMYEIDEVFPVIASTEQITGKKYGSGGQDDVRMRIIADHVRSSMMLIGDGVRPGNDGRGYVLRRLLRRVVRSVRLLGVDDVVMPTLIPVSKDAMKISYPELETNFDQILQAACEEEDAFRRTLSSGTQIFDLSVEKARANAKRRGDRTVVLSGSDAFALHDTYGFPIDLTLEMAEEQGVNVDEKQFRSLMQEQRERARADAQAKKTGHVDATVYHSILSDQGGPTRFLGYTESTAGGKVVALLVDGQSVPAATAPADVDVILDQTPFWAEMGGQLADQGSISVEGGGVVDVHDVQAPVKGLHVHRGTLTEGTITLGDKVSAQIDTVRRGRIARSHTSTHMVHKALHEFLGEQATQAGSENAPSRLRFDFRHGSQVPKDVISGIEARVNERLQDNLEVTDETMPLDEARKQGAMALFGEKYGSTVRVVSIGGDWSKELCAGTHVPATGEIGLVSILGESSIGSGVRRIDALVGESAYSYGAKEHALVSQLSALAGVRPEELPERIDSVLGRLRDAEKEIAALRREKLESGIGDIIGGRRQVGEYWVYWAAVGEVQAADDLRAVATGVRSRISDDEPGIVAVIGEINSKPVLVIATTSGARAKGVKAGRLVSIASKILGGGGGGRDDIAQGGGQDMSKGLDALAAIEHELQ, from the coding sequence ATGCGTACCGCTGAGATCCGCCAGCGCTGGCTCGATTACTTCGAGAAGCACGACCATCGCATTGCCGAGTCGGTGCCGTTGGTTTCACCCGACCCGTCCATCCTTTTCACCATCGCGGGAATGGTGCCATTCATTCCCTACATTATCGGCACCGAACCGGCGCCCTATCCCCGTATCGCATCGGTGCAGAAGTGCATTCGTACCAACGATATCGACAATGTGGGTAAGACGACTCGGCACGGTACCTTCTTCCAGATGTGCGGAAACTTCTCCTTCGGGGACTACTTCAAGGAGGGCGCCATCGAGCTTGCCTGGGGCCTGCTGACCTCCTCCATCCAGGATGGCGGCTACGGTCTGGACGGTGATCGGATTTGGGTGACCATCTGGGAGAACGACGATGTCGCCTACAACGCTTGGACCAGGGACGTCGGCCTAGATCCGCGTCATGTTGTTCAACTCAAGCGTGAGGAGATTTTCTGGTCAACCGGGCAACCCGGTCCAGCCGGCCCCTGCGCGGAGATTCATTATGATCGTGGACCCGACTACGGCCCTGAGGCGGTCGGCGGAACCGTTGATCCCGGTGGGGACCGTTACCTTGAGATTTGGAATCTTGTATTCGATCAATACCTGCGCGGCGAGGGAGAAGGCAAGGACTACCCACTCCTGGGCGATCTCGACCAGACGGCTATCGATACCGGCGCCGGGCTGGAACGGCTCGCCTTCCTCTTGCAGGACAAGCCAAACATGTATGAGATCGACGAAGTCTTCCCGGTTATCGCCTCGACGGAGCAGATCACGGGCAAGAAGTACGGCAGCGGCGGTCAAGACGACGTGCGTATGCGGATCATCGCCGACCATGTCCGTTCCTCCATGATGCTCATCGGGGATGGAGTCCGCCCAGGTAATGACGGACGCGGATATGTGCTCCGTCGTCTCTTGCGCCGGGTCGTACGTTCGGTTCGTCTGCTCGGCGTCGACGACGTCGTTATGCCCACTCTGATTCCCGTCTCGAAAGACGCGATGAAGATTTCCTACCCGGAGTTGGAGACGAATTTCGACCAGATTCTGCAGGCGGCCTGTGAAGAGGAGGATGCCTTCCGGCGTACCTTGTCATCGGGGACGCAGATTTTTGACCTGTCGGTCGAGAAGGCTCGGGCCAATGCCAAACGTCGCGGTGATCGTACCGTAGTGCTGTCCGGTTCGGATGCCTTCGCGCTGCATGACACCTACGGATTCCCCATTGACCTGACGCTGGAAATGGCCGAGGAGCAGGGCGTGAACGTGGACGAGAAGCAGTTCCGCTCGCTGATGCAGGAGCAGCGGGAGCGTGCGCGTGCCGACGCACAGGCGAAGAAGACGGGTCATGTCGATGCCACTGTTTACCACTCGATCCTCTCCGACCAGGGTGGGCCGACGCGTTTCCTGGGGTACACGGAGTCCACAGCGGGTGGAAAAGTGGTGGCTCTGCTTGTGGATGGGCAGTCCGTTCCTGCAGCTACCGCGCCCGCCGACGTCGACGTGATTCTCGATCAAACACCGTTCTGGGCAGAGATGGGCGGCCAGTTGGCCGATCAGGGTTCGATTAGCGTCGAAGGCGGCGGTGTCGTAGATGTGCATGATGTCCAGGCCCCCGTGAAGGGCCTGCATGTGCACCGCGGCACGCTGACTGAAGGAACGATCACGCTGGGCGATAAGGTATCCGCGCAAATTGACACGGTGCGCCGCGGCAGGATCGCTCGATCACACACTTCTACGCACATGGTGCACAAGGCGTTGCATGAGTTTCTCGGCGAACAGGCCACCCAGGCGGGATCCGAGAATGCGCCGTCGCGCCTGCGTTTCGATTTCCGGCACGGCTCTCAGGTTCCGAAAGATGTGATTTCCGGAATTGAAGCGCGTGTGAACGAGCGCTTGCAAGACAACTTGGAAGTCACGGACGAGACCATGCCGTTGGACGAGGCGCGCAAACAGGGTGCTATGGCACTCTTCGGCGAGAAATATGGCAGCACTGTGCGGGTGGTCTCCATCGGAGGAGACTGGTCGAAGGAATTGTGCGCAGGCACCCACGTGCCTGCTACAGGTGAGATCGGGCTAGTTTCGATCCTTGGAGAATCTTCAATCGGTTCAGGCGTGCGCCGAATTGATGCGCTTGTTGGGGAGAGCGCCTACAGCTATGGCGCTAAAGAACACGCCCTGGTTTCGCAGCTTTCCGCTCTGGCAGGAGTGCGCCCCGAGGAACTTCCCGAACGTATAGACAGCGTGCTAGGTCGTTTGCGTGATGCCGAGAAGGAGATTGCCGCACTGCGACGCGAAAAGCTCGAATCGGGTATCGGCGATATCATCGGTGGCCGACGGCAGGTGGGCGAATACTGGGTCTACTGGGCTGCTGTGGGCGAGGTTCAAGCGGCAGATGATTTGCGAGCGGTCGCTACCGGCGTGCGCTCACGGATTTCCGATGACGAGCCGGGAATCGTTGCCGTCATCGGCGAGATCAATTCAAAGCCGGTTCTGGTGATCGCGACAACGAGCGGCGCACGCGCCAAGGGAGTAAAGGCCGGCAGGCTCGTCTCAATCGCGTCGAAGATTCTCGGCGGAGGAGGAGGAGGCCGTGACGATATCGCACAGGGAGGCGGCCAGGATATGAGCAAGGGACTGGACGCCTTGGCGGCAATCGAGCACGAACTGCAATGA
- the ruvX gene encoding Holliday junction resolvase RuvX: MIRQGRRIAVDVGKVRIGVAHCDREAILATPLATVQRGDSDFKRIRRLVRDDEAIEVIVGLPLHMDGTEGSQASFTRRWAQRFARYIAPIPVRLVDERLSSSTAHAQLSAAGRDSRAQREVVDQAAAVVILETALEIERRTGEAPGELIAVDVAEGTATTAEGRI; the protein is encoded by the coding sequence ATGATCCGGCAGGGGCGGCGGATCGCCGTCGACGTAGGAAAGGTGCGCATCGGTGTCGCACATTGCGACCGCGAGGCGATTCTTGCCACCCCGCTTGCCACCGTTCAGCGTGGCGATTCTGATTTCAAGCGCATTCGGCGATTGGTACGCGACGACGAAGCGATTGAGGTAATTGTGGGATTGCCTCTGCACATGGATGGCACCGAGGGCAGTCAGGCGTCCTTCACCCGGCGGTGGGCACAACGCTTCGCCCGCTATATTGCGCCGATTCCCGTGCGCCTGGTTGATGAGCGGTTGTCGAGCAGCACTGCGCATGCGCAGCTGAGCGCTGCGGGCCGCGACTCGCGGGCGCAGCGGGAGGTTGTCGACCAGGCGGCTGCGGTCGTTATTCTCGAAACTGCACTGGAGATCGAACGGCGAACCGGTGAGGCACCCGGAGAGCTGATCGCGGTTGATGTGGCGGAGGGCACCGCCACAACAGCGGAAGGACGAATATGA